A stretch of the Mustela nigripes isolate SB6536 chromosome X, MUSNIG.SB6536, whole genome shotgun sequence genome encodes the following:
- the GPRASP2 gene encoding G-protein coupled receptor-associated sorting protein 2 has protein sequence MTGAEIEPAAQAKPEKKAGEEVGGGAERENEVPLVVRPKVRTQAQVMPGARPKTETKSMPGARPKTESQAVAGARPKTESQAVAGARPKTESQANAGARPKTESQANAGARPKAEARAIGGARPKTEAKAIPGARPKDEAQAWAQTEFGAEAMSQTEGLTQTNAVAWPLVSTESGSVAKPLVLPMDRELVSVDTETFPGPQVQTGIQPWFGSGEEANTGSWCYPRPRAREEASNESGFWSADETSTMSSFWAGEEASIRSWPREEANTRSRHRAKHQPNPRSRPRSKQDPYIDSWSGSEEESGNPFCLWAGENTNNLFRPRVKDEANMGSKLRKKREDFFESESEDEYYKESWFLPGEEGNNRFRTRDKEEPNTILKPRAQKDVNNSGRVKQEPRFEEEVIIGSWFWAEKEAGMEAGASAICESTPGAEEGAIGGSLFWTEEKSSLGAVAREEPRPESEEEAIFGSWFWDRDEACFDLNPSPVYKANSRFRDSAEEELKASSRPQTWEEVTVEFKPGFCHGVGFPSPSSFRIPEEAASVFSEMFEGKPKNAEFTPEGEDQESLLQSEQVEPEFPFQYDPSYRSVREIREHLKARESAEAESWSCSCIQCELKIGTEEFEELLLLMDKIRDPFIHEISKIAMGMRSASQFTRDFIRDSGVVSLIETLLNYPSSRVRTSFLENMIHMAPPYPNLNMIETFICQVCEETLAHSVGSPEQLLGLRMLRHLTITTDYHTLVANYMSGFLSLLTTGNARTKFHVLKMLLNLSENAIVAKKLFSAKALSIFVGLFNIEETNDNIQIVIKMFQNISNIIKNGTMSLIDDDFNLEPLISAFHEFEKLAKELQVQIDNQNDPEVGQQS, from the coding sequence ATGACTGGGGCTGAGATTGAACCTGCTGCCCAAGCAAAGCCTGAAAAGAAGGCTGGAgaagaggttgggggtggggctgaaagagagaatgaagtcCCGTTGGTGGTCAGACCCAAGGTTAGGACCCAGGCACAGGTAATGCCTGGGGCAAGGCCCAAAACTGAGACAAAGTCTATGCCTGGGGCAAGGCCCAAAACTGAATCCCAGGCTGTGGCTGGGGCAAGGCCCAAAACTGAATCCCAGGCAGTGGCTGGGGCAAGGCCCAAAACTGAGTCCCAGGCAAATGCTGGGGCAAGGCCCAAAACCGAGTCCCAAGCAAATGCTGGGGCAAGGCCTAAAGCTGAAGCGAGGGCAATCGGGGGAGCACGTCCTAAGACTGAGGCCAAGGCAATCCCTGGGGCAAGGCCCAAGGATGAAGCCCAAGCTTGGGCCCAGACTGAGTTTGGGGCTGAGGCAATGTCGCAAACAGAAGGTTTGACCCAGACCAATGCTGTAGCTTGGCCACTGGTCAGTACTGAATCTGGGTCAGTTGCTAAACCTTTGGTCCTGCCTATGGATAGGGAGCTGGTCAGTGTGGACACTGAGACATTTCCTGGCCCCCAGGTTCAGACAGGAATCCAGCCCTGGTTTGGATCAGGGGAGGAAGCTAATACGGGGTCTTGGTGCTATCCCAGACCCCGGGCCAGAGAGGAGGCCTCTAACGAGTCTGGATTCTGGTCAGCAGATGAGACCTCTACAATGTCTTCTTTCTGGGCTGGAGAAGAGGCCAGTATCAGATCATGGCCCAGGGAAGAGGCCAATACCAGGTCCAGACACAGGGCTAAACATCAGCCTAACCCCAGGTCCAGGCCCAGATCCAAGCAAGATCCCTATATTGATTCTTGGTCTGGGTCTGAAGAGGAGTCTGGCAATCCATTTTGCTTGTGGGCTGGAGAAAACACCAATAACTTGTTCAGGCCCAGAGTTAAGGATGAGGCAAATATGGGGTCCAAGCTccggaaaaagagagaggactttTTTGAGTCTGAGTCTGAAGATGAGTACTATAAAGAGTCCTGGTTTTTGCCTGGAGAAGAGGGCAATAATAGATTCAGAACCAGAGACAAGGAAGAGCCTAATACTATCTTGAAGCCCAGGGCCCAGAAAGATGTTAATAACAGTGGTAGGGTCAAACAAGAACCCAGGTTTGAAGAGGAAGTCATTATTGGGTCCTGGTtctgggcagagaaggaggcaggtaTGGAGGCTGGGGCTTCTGCCATCTGTGAATCCACACCAGGGGCCGAGGAGGGGGCCATTGGTGGATCCTTGTTCTGGACTGAGGAAAAGTCTAGTTTGGGGGCTGTGGCCAGAGAAGAGCCCAGACCAGAGTCTGAAGAAGAGGCCATATTTGGGTCCTGGTTCTGGGATAGAGATGAGGCCTGCTTTGACCTAAATCCCAGTCCTGTATACAAGGCCAATTCCAGATTCAGAGATTCAGCTGAGGAGGAACTTAAGGCATCATCCAGGCCCCAAACCTGGGAAGAGGTCACTGTTGAATTCAAACCTGGCTTTTGTCATGGGGTTGGCTTCCCATCCCCAAGCTCCTTTAGAATTCCTGAAGAAGCAGCATCTGTATTCTCTGAAATGTTTGAGGGAAAGCCCAAGAATGCAGAATTTACCCCAGAAGGAGAAGACCAGGAATCTTTGCTTCAGTCTGAACAGGTTGAACCTGAATTCCCATTTCAGTATGATCCATCCTACAGGTCAGTCAGGGAAATTCGGGAGCATCTTAAGGCCAGGGAGAGTGCAGAGGCTGAGAGTTGGTCCTGCAGCTGCATACAGTGTGAGCTTAAAATTGGTACTGAAGAGTTTGAAGAACTCCTCCTATTAATGGACAAAATCCGAGATCCTTTTATTCATGAAATATCTAAAATCGCAATGGGTATGAGAAGTGCTTCTCAATTTACCCGAGATTTCATTCGGGATTCAGGTGTTGTCTCACTTATTGAAACCCTGCTCAATTATCCTTCCTCCCGAGTTAGGACAAgttttttggaaaatatgatTCACATGGCTCCACCTTATCCAAATCTCAACATGATTGAGACATTCATATGCCAAGTGTGTGAGGAAACCCTTGCTCATAGTGTGGGTTCCCCTGAGCAGCTGCTTGGATTAAGGATGCTTAGACATCTCACAATAACTACTGACTACCACACACTGGTTGCCAACTATATGTCtggatttctttccttattaACCACAGGCAATGCAAGAACAAAGTTCCACGTTCTGAAAATGCTATTGAATTTGTCTGAAAATGCTATTGTGGCAAAAAAACTATTCAGTGCCAAAGCTCTGTCAATATTTGTGGGTCTCTTTAACATAGAAGAGACAAATGATAATATTCAAATTGTTATTAAGATGTTTCAAAATATCagtaatattataaaaaatggaaCTATGTCCTTAATTGACGATGATTTCAATCTTGAGCCGCTTATTTCTGCATTCCATGAATTTGAGAAGCTTGCTAAGGAACTACAAGTCCAAATAGACAATCAAAATGATCCTGAGGTGGGACAACAAAGTTAA